The following are encoded together in the Cynocephalus volans isolate mCynVol1 chromosome 4, mCynVol1.pri, whole genome shotgun sequence genome:
- the SNX15 gene encoding sorting nexin-15 isoform X2, producing the protein MSRRAKDDFLRHYTVSDPRTHPKGYTEYKVTAQFISKKDPEDVKEVVVWKRYSDFRKLHGDLAYTHRNLFRRLEEFPAFPRAQVFGRFEASVIEERRKGAEDLLRFTVHIPALNNSPQLKEFFRGGEVTQLSEVASDLHILPPPLIPTPPPDEPWLPQPLPAERRGLEELEVPDRPPSSPAQEALDLLFNCGSTEEASSSPARGPLTEAELALFDPFSKEEGAGPSPTHIGELAAMEVESERLDQEPWEPGGQEEEEDEEGVPTPTYLSQATELITQALQDEKAGAYPAALQGYRDGVHILLQGVPSDPSPARREGVKRKAAEYLKRAEEILHLHMSQISP; encoded by the exons ATGTCCCGCCGGGCAAAAGATGACTTCCTGCGGCACTACACAGTTTCCGATCCCAGGACCCACCCCAAGGGCTACACCGAGTACAAAGTCACCGCACAG tTCATCTCAAAGAAGGACCCGGAGGATGTCAAAGAG GTGGTGGTGTGGAAGCGGTACAGTGACTTCCGCAAGCTGCACGGAGACCTGGCTTACACCCACCGCAACCTCTTCCGCCGCCTCGAGGAGTTCCCCGCGTTCCCCCGCGCCCAGGTGTTTG GCCGGTTCGAAGCTTCAGTGATTGAGGAACGGCGCAAGGGGGCAGAGGACTTGCTTCGCTTCACTGTGCACATCCCTGCACTCAACAACAGCCCCCAACTGAAGGAGTTCTTCCGG GGTGGGGAGGTGACACAGCTTTCTGAGGTGGCCAGTGACCTGCACATCCTGCCACCACCTCTAATCCCCACACCGCCCCCTGATGAGCCCTGGCTGCCCCAGCCACTCCCTGCAGAGAGGAGGGGCCTTGAGGAGCTGGAGGTGCCAG ACCGCCcaccatccagccctgcccaggaGGCCCTGGATCTCCTCTTTAACTGTGGGAGCACTGAGGAGGCATCTAGTTCCCCTGCCCGAGGCCCCCTCACTGAGGCCGAGCTTGCCCTCTTTGACCCCTTCTCTAAGGAAG AAGGCGCAGGTCCCAGCCCCACCCACATAGGTGAGCTGGCAGCGATGGAGGTAGAGTCTGAAAGGTTGGATCAGGAACCCTGGGAGCCAGGAGggcaggaagaagaagaggacGAGGAAGGAGTGCCCACCCCTACCTATCTGAGCCAGGCCACAGAGCTCATCACCCAGGCCCTGCAGGACGAGAAGGCAGGCGCCTACCCTGCTGCACTCCAGGGCTACCGAGATGGTGTGCACATCCTGCTTCAGGGAGTGCCCA GTGACCCATCCCCTGCCCGCCGGGAGGGTGTGAAAAGGAAGGCAGCCGAGTACCTGAAGCGGGCAGAGGAAATCCTGCACCTGCACATGTCCCAAATCTCTCCCTGA
- the SNX15 gene encoding sorting nexin-15 isoform X1 has protein sequence MSRRAKDDFLRHYTVSDPRTHPKGYTEYKVTAQFISKKDPEDVKEVVVWKRYSDFRKLHGDLAYTHRNLFRRLEEFPAFPRAQVFGRFEASVIEERRKGAEDLLRFTVHIPALNNSPQLKEFFRGGEVTQLSEVASDLHILPPPLIPTPPPDEPWLPQPLPAERRGLEELEVPADRPPSSPAQEALDLLFNCGSTEEASSSPARGPLTEAELALFDPFSKEEGAGPSPTHIGELAAMEVESERLDQEPWEPGGQEEEEDEEGVPTPTYLSQATELITQALQDEKAGAYPAALQGYRDGVHILLQGVPSDPSPARREGVKRKAAEYLKRAEEILHLHMSQISP, from the exons ATGTCCCGCCGGGCAAAAGATGACTTCCTGCGGCACTACACAGTTTCCGATCCCAGGACCCACCCCAAGGGCTACACCGAGTACAAAGTCACCGCACAG tTCATCTCAAAGAAGGACCCGGAGGATGTCAAAGAG GTGGTGGTGTGGAAGCGGTACAGTGACTTCCGCAAGCTGCACGGAGACCTGGCTTACACCCACCGCAACCTCTTCCGCCGCCTCGAGGAGTTCCCCGCGTTCCCCCGCGCCCAGGTGTTTG GCCGGTTCGAAGCTTCAGTGATTGAGGAACGGCGCAAGGGGGCAGAGGACTTGCTTCGCTTCACTGTGCACATCCCTGCACTCAACAACAGCCCCCAACTGAAGGAGTTCTTCCGG GGTGGGGAGGTGACACAGCTTTCTGAGGTGGCCAGTGACCTGCACATCCTGCCACCACCTCTAATCCCCACACCGCCCCCTGATGAGCCCTGGCTGCCCCAGCCACTCCCTGCAGAGAGGAGGGGCCTTGAGGAGCTGGAGGTGCCAG CAGACCGCCcaccatccagccctgcccaggaGGCCCTGGATCTCCTCTTTAACTGTGGGAGCACTGAGGAGGCATCTAGTTCCCCTGCCCGAGGCCCCCTCACTGAGGCCGAGCTTGCCCTCTTTGACCCCTTCTCTAAGGAAG AAGGCGCAGGTCCCAGCCCCACCCACATAGGTGAGCTGGCAGCGATGGAGGTAGAGTCTGAAAGGTTGGATCAGGAACCCTGGGAGCCAGGAGggcaggaagaagaagaggacGAGGAAGGAGTGCCCACCCCTACCTATCTGAGCCAGGCCACAGAGCTCATCACCCAGGCCCTGCAGGACGAGAAGGCAGGCGCCTACCCTGCTGCACTCCAGGGCTACCGAGATGGTGTGCACATCCTGCTTCAGGGAGTGCCCA GTGACCCATCCCCTGCCCGCCGGGAGGGTGTGAAAAGGAAGGCAGCCGAGTACCTGAAGCGGGCAGAGGAAATCCTGCACCTGCACATGTCCCAAATCTCTCCCTGA
- the SNX15 gene encoding sorting nexin-15 isoform X3: MSRRAKDDFLRHYTVSDPRTHPKGYTEYKVTAQFISKKDPEDVKEVVVWKRYSDFRKLHGDLAYTHRNLFRRLEEFPAFPRAQVFGRFEASVIEERRKGAEDLLRFTVHIPALNNSPQLKEFFRGGEVTQLSEVASDLHILPPPLIPTPPPDEPWLPQPLPAERRGLEELEVPADRPPSSPAQEALDLLFNCGSTEEASSSPARGPLTEAELALFDPFSKEGDPSPARREGVKRKAAEYLKRAEEILHLHMSQISP, translated from the exons ATGTCCCGCCGGGCAAAAGATGACTTCCTGCGGCACTACACAGTTTCCGATCCCAGGACCCACCCCAAGGGCTACACCGAGTACAAAGTCACCGCACAG tTCATCTCAAAGAAGGACCCGGAGGATGTCAAAGAG GTGGTGGTGTGGAAGCGGTACAGTGACTTCCGCAAGCTGCACGGAGACCTGGCTTACACCCACCGCAACCTCTTCCGCCGCCTCGAGGAGTTCCCCGCGTTCCCCCGCGCCCAGGTGTTTG GCCGGTTCGAAGCTTCAGTGATTGAGGAACGGCGCAAGGGGGCAGAGGACTTGCTTCGCTTCACTGTGCACATCCCTGCACTCAACAACAGCCCCCAACTGAAGGAGTTCTTCCGG GGTGGGGAGGTGACACAGCTTTCTGAGGTGGCCAGTGACCTGCACATCCTGCCACCACCTCTAATCCCCACACCGCCCCCTGATGAGCCCTGGCTGCCCCAGCCACTCCCTGCAGAGAGGAGGGGCCTTGAGGAGCTGGAGGTGCCAG CAGACCGCCcaccatccagccctgcccaggaGGCCCTGGATCTCCTCTTTAACTGTGGGAGCACTGAGGAGGCATCTAGTTCCCCTGCCCGAGGCCCCCTCACTGAGGCCGAGCTTGCCCTCTTTGACCCCTTCTCTAAGGAAG GTGACCCATCCCCTGCCCGCCGGGAGGGTGTGAAAAGGAAGGCAGCCGAGTACCTGAAGCGGGCAGAGGAAATCCTGCACCTGCACATGTCCCAAATCTCTCCCTGA
- the SAC3D1 gene encoding SAC3 domain-containing protein 1, with translation MPGRELPVGTCPDMCPAAERAQRERERRLHRFEVAPGARGDRPRADPQRAVKEYSRPAAGKPRPPPNQLRPPSVLLATVRYLAGEVAEITDAPRAEVASFVADRLRAVRLDLALQGADDAKAAVVLESALATLLAVVARLGSHAAHGPADPVLLQTQVQESFGSLRRCYARGAGPHPRQASFQGLFLLYNLGSVEALHEVLQLPAALRACPPLRTALAVDAAFREGNAARLFRLLRTLPYLQSCAVQGHVGRARRGALARLARALGTPKGQTLPLDFMVRLLALDGPSEARDLCQAHRLPLDGEERVVFLRGRYAEEGLPPPSTCNVLVGSKLRGRTLEAVVMAEEEDEGVDRPRTPS, from the exons ATGCCCGGCCGGGAGCTGCCCGTGGGCACGTGCCCGGACATGTGCCCGGCTGCCGAGCGTGCCCAGCGCGAAAGAGAGCGCCGCCTGCACCGTTTTGAGGTGGCGCCGGGGGCCCGTGGAGACCGGCCCCGGGCCGACCCGCAGCGCGCCGTGAAGGAGTACAGCCGGCCAGCAGCCGGCAAGCCCCGGCCCCCGCCGAACCAGCTGCGTCCGCCCTCGGTGCTGCTGGCCACCGTGCGCTACCTGGCCGGCGAGGTGGCTGAGATCACCGATGCACCCCGCGCCGAGGTGGCTAGCTTCGTGGCGGACCGCTTGCGCGCCGTGCGGCTGGACCTGGCCCTGCAGGGCGCCGACGACGCCAAGGCAGCGGTGGTGCTGGAGTCGGCGCTGGCCACGCTGCTGGCCGTGGTGGCGCGGCTCGGGTCCCACGCGGCGCACGGGCCCGCGGACCCGGTGCTGCTGCAGACCCAGGTGCAGGAGAGCTTCGGCTCCCTGCGGCGCTGCTACGCGCGGGGCGCAGGGCCGCACCCCCGCCAGGCCTCCTTCCAGGGCCTCTTTCTGCTCTATAACCTGG GCTCTGTGGAAGCCCTGCACGAGGTTTTGCAGCTGCCCGCTGCCCTGCGTGCCTGCCCGCCCCTGCGCACAGCCCTGGCAGTCGATGCCGCCTTCCGGGAGGGCAACGCTGCCCGCCTGTTCCGTCTGCTCCGGACCCTGCCCTACCTGCAGAGCTGCGCCGTGCAGGGCCACGTGGGCCGTGCCCGCCGCGGAGCCCTGGCCCGCCTCGCTCGTGCCCTGGGCACCCCCAAGGGGCAGACCTTGCCTCTGGACTTCATGGTCCGCCTGCTGGCCCTGGATGGACCCAGCGAAGCACGGGACCTGTGCCAGGCCCACCGGCTGCCCTTGGATGGAGAGGAGAGAGTTGTGTTCCTGAGAGGTCGCTATGCCGAGGAAGGGCTGCCACCTCCCAGCACCTGCAACGTGTTGGTGGGGAGCAAACTTAGAGGGCGCACCCTGGAGGCGGTGGTCATGGcagaggaggaagatgagggtGTGGACAGACCCAGGACCCCCTCATGA